CCTCAAGGGATGATCAATGCTTTGTTAAAACTAGACAATAGCGAACCCATGCAACGACATGTCGATGATGCGAGCAGTGCTCTTTTTATCAACGATCCAAAAAAAGAATCCGGATTGCAAAAACTCTTTTATACCCACCCACCCATTGCTGAACGGGTGGCTCGCCTAAGAAAAATGTAAAATAAAAAATCCACCAAACGGTGGACTTTTTATTTGGTTGTTAAGAGGAGGGTAGTGAAACCAAGCATGGCAAAGGTCCCCCAAGCTAGGGGAAGGCTCCAGATAGCTAGACTAGAAAAGAGAGCTGTCCCAAGTGGCATGGCAAAGCTGACCATCAGTCCTAAAAAGCTAGAGGTAGAAGCTAATTTTTCAGCAGGTAATTTGCTCATTAAAAGACTGGAAACTTTTGGGTTGATTTTTGCTACAAGATAACCAAGGAAAGTGATGAGTAGAAGAGAAAGAATGTCCCAGTGTACCAGGATATTTGTGAGCCCAAGCATGGTCAGCCCACCTGCGATCCACAGGAGGATATGATGGAGCGATTGTTTGGAAAAATAGTCATGGGGTGTCAAGCTAGCCCAGACCATGCTTAAAATAGTCACAGCCTCTAAGATCAAGAGGGATTGGCTAAAACTCAACTGAAAGAAGGGGGAGTGAAGCAGTTGCAAATTGTAGATACCAGAGATGGATCCCCCTAGGGCATTGATGAGAACCAATGAGAAGAGCAACTTGCCAAAGTGGTGAACCTCCTCATCTGCAAAAATACTTTTTGCGTTCTGGTACATCTCTTGGCAATCGTGTACCAAAGATTTCTTACTTTTGGGCTCAATGACGGGAGCATGTGTCAGCTGCTTTTTTCTCATCAGGAGACAAGTGGAAGACAGGAGAAAAGTCACGGCATTGATCGAAGCGACCAGGGCAAAATTTTGATGGCTGATAGCTAACAGCCAAACTCCTAGAGCTTGTCCAGAAATCGAACAGACCATGCTAAGCAGTTGGTTGAAGGAATAGGCCTCCATCAAATCCTCGTCGAGGATGTTCTTTTTCATGATGGGGAGTTGCAAGCCTCCGCGATAATCACTCAAACAATCTGAAACAATGTTTAAAAAGCAAACAATCGAAAAGGCTAGGTAACCCGGAATCTTGGTCATGAGAGCAATAAGGATGAAGAGGATGGCTTGAAGATAGCCAATGCGGATCAACCAGTTAGCTTTTTTCTTCGTGCGGTCAGCCTTCATACCAACAAAAATGGTAAAGAGGCTAGGAATAAATACAATTAGATTGGCAATGCCAACTGCCAGGCTCGGTTGCGGCATACTGGCAGCAAAGACCACAAAGACCAGATTGTAGATGGCAGCACCAAGGGTATTCAAAAAGCGAGAAAGGCTGAGTAAGGCAAAAATTTTATTACGAGCTAAGAGTTTCATAAGCCTTCCTCCTTCACGTGATCAGTTGCTAGGACTTGTTTGATAGATCGAACGATCTGTTTGAAGAGATCTAGTTTCTCATCATCAGAGAGAAGAAGTTCCTGATCCTTCAGATAAACGCTGGTATGTGAGAGAAGAAAGCGGAGGAAGTGGTTTTTTAGTTTGGTCATCATGGGAAAAACCTTCTTTCTTTACTTGATAGTCCTATTGTAAACCTAAAAAGCAAGAAAAAATTAATGTTGCATATTTTCAACAAAAACTCACAGAGTAGATCTGTGAGTTTTTAGGATTTATTGATCAGTTCTCGCAGGCCCTGTTTGTAGTAGTTGGCACTGTCCTTACAATCCAGAATAGAGAGAACCTGGATGGCCTGTTCCATCTTTTCAAGACCGATTTCTTTTTCTCCCTTTCGATAGAGAAATTCTCCTTTGGCGTAGAGATAAACCGTCCGAAGGTAGGCTTCGTTCTCAGAGTAAAAGTGGTCGTTAATTAGGTGGTCAAAAAAAGATGCATCTTCAAATTCATTTGAACTAATGGCGAGAAAGAAGCCATTAAGGAAAATAGAATTGATGGCAGGACGAGAGGAATCTAGGAGAAGCTTGAAATCCTCCCGTTGGACCAACTCCTCTGTGTATTGTCGATAGAGCTGACTAGAGAAAAGAGGAGAGGTCAGTGAAAATAGGCTTAACTCAAAATTTCCCCAGACCATGACAGAGAAGAGGTAGTCATAGAGGAAATCTAGTTCCTCTTGGCTAGCAGCCAACTCTACCTCAGGATATAAGCCAAGTATTTTGGCCTTGAGAATAATGCTGGCTAAGAAGTCTTCTTTTTTCTGATATTTCTGATAGGCTTGCTGGTAGCTTTGGTACAAGGCTTGATCGTGTTCCAAGCTCATGTTTTCATAGTGCTCTTTCAACAATTTGGGGATAAAGGAGTGCTGATCGATTCCTGCTAGATGAGAAAACTCACTGAGGCTGGTTTTGATCTGTTGCAAAGCCTGAAAAAACCGTTGCGTCGTCAGGTCATTTTCTCCTCTTTCAAATCGAGATAGCATGGAGCGCGAAAATTCGCCACCCGTAGCCTCCTCTAGAGAGATGTGGCGACTTTCACGTATTTGCCGAAAAACAGCTCCGATTTCTTTCATGAATTCTCCTCTATCTAACAATGCCCTAGCCAGTGACCCTCTTTTGTCCAAGAGATGGTGGGACCTTGTGTACAACACCAATTGGCCTAGTTACTGTATCTTTTTTCATGATTATAACAAATTTTTGAGGAGACTTCTTGGTTGAGGGGCAGCTTCATGATATACTAGTAGTATCTAGAAGATTTGAGGACAAAAGAATGAACCTATTTACACAAGAAATCCGTAAAAATCCTGAAGGACTAGCCTTTGATCAAGAGTTGGATTTGCTCAAAGAATTGCAAAAGCGTAATCCAGAAATTCTTGATTTAAAGAATGTGACTGCGACAGGACGAGTAGCCTATGATACAGGCCTCTATGTCTTGGATTACCAGTTGAGCTATACCATCGTTTTGGCATCTAGCCGAAGCATGGAGCCTGTTGAGCTTCAAGAGAGCTATCCTGTAACAGAGGTGTTTGCGGAGGATGTACAGTCTGACGCAGATATCGAGGCCCTAGAGGAAGACTTGATCCTTCCAATCGAAGGTGGGAAGATTGACCTGAGTGAGAGTGTAGCGGATAATATTCTGCTCAATATTCCTCTCAAGGTTCTCACTCCAGAAGAAGAGGCTGGACAAGGTTTTATCGAAGGCAATGATTGGAAAATCCTATCCGAAGAAGAATACCAAGCCGCTCAAGCGATTAAGAAAGAAGAAAACAGTCCTTTCGCCGGTCTAAATGGCTTGTTTGACGAAGAATAAGCTAGAGATTGCATTTGATAAATTTAGACATAAATACAGGTCTTTTCTTTGAGGAAAGGCCTTCTTTTGATATACTAGGATTAATAAACAACAGAGGGGAGACCCCTAAAAAGGAGAAAAAGTATGGATACTTTATTTATTCCAGGTTGGTTGATTACCGGCCTAATAGTCGCAGTTATTATTTTGATTTTGCTTGTTAAAGGTTATGTGAACGCTAAACCCAACGAAGTCGTGGTCATTACCGGTCTTCGGAAGCAACGTCACTTGCGTGGGAAAGCTGGCTTTATGATTCCCTTTGTCGAACAACGCTCTTATCTTGATATTGAGCAATTCTCGACAGATGTTCGGACGTCAGAAGCAGTCCCAACATTGGACTTCATTAACGTCCGTGCCGATGCGGCTGTTAAATTAAAAATTGGTACAACCGATGAAATGATTGCCCGGGCTGCAGAAAACTTCTTGAACTGGAATACGACAGATATTTCCAACTCTGTTCAAGATGTCTTGGAAGGAAACCTGCGGGAAGTGATCGGTCAGATGGAACTACGTAAGATGGTCAATGACCGTCAAGAGTTTGCCTCAAAAGTGCAAGACAACGTAGCGCCAGACTTGGCTAAAATGGGTCTAGAAGTCATCGCCTTTACGGTTCAATCCTTCTCTGATGAAGGGGGAGTCATCGATAACCTCGGGATTGAAAATGTTGAAACCATTAAGAAAGATGCCTTGATTGCCAAAGCCAAAGCAGAACGCGAACGCAAGGAAGTCGAAGCAGAACAAGATAAATTGGCCAACGACAAACGCGTCGCTGCCGATCTTGAAATCGCGCAAAAACAAAACGAATTAAAACTCAAACAAGCAGCCCTCAAGCAAGAAGCAGATATTGCCCAAGCAAAAGCAGATGCCGCTAAAGGGATTGAGGCAGAAGTGCAACGTCGTGAACAAGAGCGCGTGGCAGCCGAAGCCAATATCATGAAACAGGAAAAAGAAGCGGAAGTCAAAGAGCGCGAAGTTAAGGTTCGTGAGCAAGAATTGGATGCCAACATCCGCAAACAAGCTGAAGCTGAAAAATATGCGCGTCAACAAGCTGCAGAAGCAGAATTGATCGAACGTCAACGCAAGGCGGAAGCAGAACTCTTCGAAACACAAAAAGAAGCCGAAGCTCGAAAAGCTCAAGCCGAAGCTGAGAAATTTGCCCAATTGCAAGAGGCCGAAGCTATTGAAGCCAAAGGTCGTGCCGAGGCTGAAGCCATTCGCTTGAAACTGGAAGCTGAAGCCAAAGGTTTGGACCAAAAGGCCGAAGCGATGAAGAAAATGCAAGAAGCAGCCATTACTGAAATGGTCGTTGACAAGTTGCCTGAAATTGCGCGTGCTGTCGCTGAACCATTAACCAAGGTAGATAAGATTACCATGTACGGGGAAGGCAATGCTTCTAAGATGGTGGGTGATATTATGCAAAGTATCGACCAAGTCTCTCAAGGAGCTGGATTTGATATTCGTCAATTGCTAGCAGGAGCTCTTGGGGTCAATATGACGGTCAATAAACTCAAAGAAGGAGAACAACCGGTCATTGAAGCAGAGGAGTTGGCTTCTAAAGAAGATTAATACCATTCTTAAGAAAGTGTCTGAGAACTGTTTCTCGGGCACTTTTGTTTTTAAGATCAAATGACTTGCATGATCTTCTCCCTCTTGGAGAAGGCGGGAAGCTATTTTCTGCTTTCTTTTGAGGAGGAAAAATGGTAGAATAAAGGCAAACTATAAAGAGGAGTGTCACATGACTAAAGCAAACTTTGGTGTTGTTGGTATGGCCGTAATGGGTCGTAACCTTGCCCTTAATATCGAATCTCGTGGCTACACAGTTGCCATTTTTAACCGTAGTAAAGAAAAAACAGAAGATGTGATTGCTTGCCATCCTGATAAAAACTTTGTGCCAAGCTATGATATCGAAAGCTTCGTAAACTCTATCGAAAAACCACGTCGTATCATGCTCATGGTTCAAGCAGGACCTGGTACAGACGCAACTATCCAAGCCCTTCTTCCACACTTGGACAAAGGTGACATCTTGATCGACGGAGGAAACACTTTCTATAAAGATACTATCCGTCGTAACGAAGAGTTGGCGAATTCAGGGATCAACTTTATTGGTACTGGTGTATCTGGTGGGGAAAAAGGCGCCCTTGAAGGTCCTTCAATCATGCCTGGTGGACAAAAAGAAGCGTATGACTTGGTAGCTGACGTTCTTGAAGAAATCTCTGCAAAAGCGCCTGAAGATGGAAAACCATGTGTGACTTACATCGGTCCTGATGGAGCTGGTCACTACGTGAAAATGGTCCACAACGGTATCGAGTACGGGGATATGCAATTGATCGCAGAAAGCTATGACCTCATGCAACACTTGCTTGGTCTTTCTGCAGAAGACATGGCTGAAATCTTCACTGAATGGAACAAGGGTGAATTGGACAGCTACTTGATCGAAATCACTGCTGATATCTTGAAACGCAAAGACGACGAAGGTCAAGATGGACCAATCGTAGACTACATCTTGGACGCTGCAGGAAACAAAGGAACTGGTAAATGGACTAGCCAATCAGCGCTTGACCTTGGTGTGCCATTGTCACTCATCACTGAGTCAGTATTTGCCCGTTACATCTCTGCCTACAAAGAAGAACGTGTACACGCTAGCAAGGTTCTTCCAAAACCAGCTGCATTCAAATTTGAAGGAGACAAGGCTGAGTTGATCGAAAAAATTCGTCAAGCCCTTTACTTCTCAAAAATCATCTCTTACGCACAAGGTTTTGCGCAATTGCGTGTTGCTTCTAAAGAAAACAACTGGAACTTGCCATTTGCGGACATCGCATCTATCTGGCGCGATGGATGTATCATCCGTTCTCGTTTCTTGCAAAAGATCACAGATGCTTACAACCGCGATGCAGATCTTGCTAACCTTCTATTGGATGAGTACTTCTTAGATGTTACTGCTAAGTACCAACAATCAGTTCGGGATATCGTAGCTCTTGCTGTTCAAGCTGGTGTACCCGTACCAACCTTCTCAGCAGCCATCACTTACTTTGATAGCTACCGTTCAGAGGATCTTCCAGCAAACTTGATCCAAGCACAACGTGACTACTTTGGTGCTCACACTTACCAACGTAAAGACAAAGAAGGTACCTTCCACTATTCTTGGTACGACGAAAAATAATCTTGCTCTATGGTCAAACGAGTTCTACTAGTAGAAAATGAGAAGCAAATCGCTCGCTTCATTGATTTGGAACTTCAAAAAGAAGGGTACCAAGTTGATGTGGTCGAGGATGGAAAAGCGGGTCTGGCTTTGATTGCTGCGACCAAATATGATCTGATCTTGTTTAATTACGATTTGTCAGATATGTCTGGTGAAACATTCGCAGAGGAAATCAGTCGGATTCGCCCAGCTTCTGTTTTGATTGTTTTGGATAGCCGCGAAAAAATTGCTGAGCACAAAGAGAGTATTCAGCGCTTTGCCGTTTCCTATATGGTTAAACCCTTTATTATCAGCGATTTGGTAGATAAGATCACAGCAATTTTTAGAGGACGTGATTATATTGACCAACATTGTAGCCAGATGAAAATCCCAACATCATACCGCAATTTGCGCATTGATGTGGAACACCATACCGTCTATCGTGGGAAAGACATGATTAGTTTAACCCGCAGAGAGTATGATCTCTTAGCGACTCTGATGGGAAGCAAAGGGGTGGTGACACGAGATCAGTTGTTGGAAAGTGTCTGGAAGTATGAGAGTACAGGTGAGACTAATATCGTTGACGTTTATATCCGTTATCTCCGTGGGAAAATTGATCTACCCGGT
The DNA window shown above is from Streptococcus sp. S1 and carries:
- a CDS encoding helix-turn-helix domain-containing protein, giving the protein MKEIGAVFRQIRESRHISLEEATGGEFSRSMLSRFERGENDLTTQRFFQALQQIKTSLSEFSHLAGIDQHSFIPKLLKEHYENMSLEHDQALYQSYQQAYQKYQKKEDFLASIILKAKILGLYPEVELAASQEELDFLYDYLFSVMVWGNFELSLFSLTSPLFSSQLYRQYTEELVQREDFKLLLDSSRPAINSIFLNGFFLAISSNEFEDASFFDHLINDHFYSENEAYLRTVYLYAKGEFLYRKGEKEIGLEKMEQAIQVLSILDCKDSANYYKQGLRELINKS
- the gndA gene encoding NADP-dependent phosphogluconate dehydrogenase translates to MTKANFGVVGMAVMGRNLALNIESRGYTVAIFNRSKEKTEDVIACHPDKNFVPSYDIESFVNSIEKPRRIMLMVQAGPGTDATIQALLPHLDKGDILIDGGNTFYKDTIRRNEELANSGINFIGTGVSGGEKGALEGPSIMPGGQKEAYDLVADVLEEISAKAPEDGKPCVTYIGPDGAGHYVKMVHNGIEYGDMQLIAESYDLMQHLLGLSAEDMAEIFTEWNKGELDSYLIEITADILKRKDDEGQDGPIVDYILDAAGNKGTGKWTSQSALDLGVPLSLITESVFARYISAYKEERVHASKVLPKPAAFKFEGDKAELIEKIRQALYFSKIISYAQGFAQLRVASKENNWNLPFADIASIWRDGCIIRSRFLQKITDAYNRDADLANLLLDEYFLDVTAKYQQSVRDIVALAVQAGVPVPTFSAAITYFDSYRSEDLPANLIQAQRDYFGAHTYQRKDKEGTFHYSWYDEK
- a CDS encoding YceD family protein, coding for MNLFTQEIRKNPEGLAFDQELDLLKELQKRNPEILDLKNVTATGRVAYDTGLYVLDYQLSYTIVLASSRSMEPVELQESYPVTEVFAEDVQSDADIEALEEDLILPIEGGKIDLSESVADNILLNIPLKVLTPEEEAGQGFIEGNDWKILSEEEYQAAQAIKKEENSPFAGLNGLFDEE
- a CDS encoding flotillin family protein, producing MDTLFIPGWLITGLIVAVIILILLVKGYVNAKPNEVVVITGLRKQRHLRGKAGFMIPFVEQRSYLDIEQFSTDVRTSEAVPTLDFINVRADAAVKLKIGTTDEMIARAAENFLNWNTTDISNSVQDVLEGNLREVIGQMELRKMVNDRQEFASKVQDNVAPDLAKMGLEVIAFTVQSFSDEGGVIDNLGIENVETIKKDALIAKAKAERERKEVEAEQDKLANDKRVAADLEIAQKQNELKLKQAALKQEADIAQAKADAAKGIEAEVQRREQERVAAEANIMKQEKEAEVKEREVKVREQELDANIRKQAEAEKYARQQAAEAELIERQRKAEAELFETQKEAEARKAQAEAEKFAQLQEAEAIEAKGRAEAEAIRLKLEAEAKGLDQKAEAMKKMQEAAITEMVVDKLPEIARAVAEPLTKVDKITMYGEGNASKMVGDIMQSIDQVSQGAGFDIRQLLAGALGVNMTVNKLKEGEQPVIEAEELASKED
- a CDS encoding response regulator transcription factor; translated protein: MVKRVLLVENEKQIARFIDLELQKEGYQVDVVEDGKAGLALIAATKYDLILFNYDLSDMSGETFAEEISRIRPASVLIVLDSREKIAEHKESIQRFAVSYMVKPFIISDLVDKITAIFRGRDYIDQHCSQMKIPTSYRNLRIDVEHHTVYRGKDMISLTRREYDLLATLMGSKGVVTRDQLLESVWKYESTGETNIVDVYIRYLRGKIDLPGQKSYIKTVRGIGYAMQDELE
- a CDS encoding MFS transporter encodes the protein MKLLARNKIFALLSLSRFLNTLGAAIYNLVFVVFAASMPQPSLAVGIANLIVFIPSLFTIFVGMKADRTKKKANWLIRIGYLQAILFILIALMTKIPGYLAFSIVCFLNIVSDCLSDYRGGLQLPIMKKNILDEDLMEAYSFNQLLSMVCSISGQALGVWLLAISHQNFALVASINAVTFLLSSTCLLMRKKQLTHAPVIEPKSKKSLVHDCQEMYQNAKSIFADEEVHHFGKLLFSLVLINALGGSISGIYNLQLLHSPFFQLSFSQSLLILEAVTILSMVWASLTPHDYFSKQSLHHILLWIAGGLTMLGLTNILVHWDILSLLLITFLGYLVAKINPKVSSLLMSKLPAEKLASTSSFLGLMVSFAMPLGTALFSSLAIWSLPLAWGTFAMLGFTTLLLTTK